The Bernardetia litoralis DSM 6794 genome includes a window with the following:
- a CDS encoding DNA adenine methylase produces MNYIGSKLRLSDWIIETITEKYNNLNPSKPFSQITFAELFAGTGIISRKLKPSVNQIIANDLEPYSSVLLKNYIENTKAIPNERIVFLMEELNNLSIKEQTKGFIYQNYCQGSGSERLYFSDDNGKKIDVIRQKLEEWKSGRGFDSHQLHNAKITDSEYYFLLASLLESADKVANTASVYGAFLKQLKKSAQKNLVLSPAHFPHTENQENKIFREDANTLIKKIKGDILYLDPPYNARQYGANYHLLNTIALYDDFEPKGKTGLREYERSKYCQKNEVETVFEDLIKDADFKFIFVSYNNEGLMNLETIKRIMSKYGSYSLEKTEYQRFKADKDINREHKANATMEYLHILRRY; encoded by the coding sequence ATGAATTACATCGGCTCAAAACTTCGTCTTTCAGATTGGATAATAGAAACTATTACTGAAAAATATAATAACTTAAATCCTTCAAAACCTTTTTCTCAAATCACTTTTGCAGAACTGTTTGCAGGAACAGGAATCATCAGCAGAAAATTAAAACCTTCTGTAAATCAAATTATTGCAAATGATTTAGAGCCTTATAGTTCTGTTTTATTAAAAAATTATATCGAAAATACAAAAGCAATTCCTAATGAAAGAATTGTTTTTTTAATGGAAGAATTGAATAATTTATCTATAAAAGAACAGACAAAAGGTTTTATTTATCAAAATTATTGTCAAGGAAGTGGAAGCGAACGCCTTTATTTTAGTGATGATAATGGAAAAAAAATTGATGTAATTAGACAGAAATTAGAAGAGTGGAAAAGTGGACGTGGGTTCGACTCCCACCAGCTCCACAATGCAAAAATTACAGATTCAGAATATTATTTTCTCTTAGCTTCTCTTTTAGAAAGTGCCGATAAAGTAGCAAATACAGCTTCCGTTTATGGTGCATTTTTGAAACAACTCAAAAAATCGGCTCAAAAAAATCTAGTTCTTTCTCCTGCTCATTTTCCACACACTGAAAATCAAGAAAATAAAATTTTTAGAGAAGATGCAAACACGCTGATAAAGAAAATAAAAGGCGATATTTTGTATTTAGACCCACCTTATAATGCTCGTCAGTATGGCGCAAATTATCATCTTTTGAATACGATTGCGCTTTATGATGATTTTGAGCCAAAAGGAAAAACAGGTTTGAGAGAATACGAACGCTCAAAATATTGCCAAAAAAACGAAGTAGAAACTGTTTTTGAAGATTTAATCAAAGATGCAGATTTCAAATTTATATTTGTAAGCTACAACAATGAAGGCTTGATGAACCTAGAAACCATTAAAAGAATAATGAGTAAATACGGTTCGTACTCTTTAGAAAAAACAGAATACCAACGTTTCAAAGCTGATAAAGACATCAATAGAGAACATAAAGCCAATGCAACTATGGAATATTTGCATATTTTGAGAAGATATTAA
- a CDS encoding bifunctional riboflavin kinase/FAD synthetase, whose product MKIYRKVSEFPELQHTILTSGTFDGVHLGHQKIIQRLVDLKKRTPNAQTVVLTYHPHPRLVLFPDQKDLKLLTSLEEKIVLLEDLGIDHLCVIPFTKKFAETSSEKFIKKIIQKKLQTRQFVIGYDHRFGKNREGGFEYLKENEDKFGFKVEEISRHDIEDNAISSTRIRKALFDGDIATTNELLGYEFSITGKVMKGKQIGRTIGYPTANLKLLDKHKIIPKQGVYAVRIFHKYEYYGGMLSIGTRPTVGKNLKQTIEVNIFDFDKDIYDKDLTLQFVKFLREEEKYNSLDELKAQLAKDKEESLEVLKV is encoded by the coding sequence ATGAAAATTTACCGTAAGGTTTCTGAGTTTCCAGAACTGCAACATACAATCCTGACAAGTGGAACGTTTGACGGCGTACATTTAGGTCATCAGAAAATTATCCAACGACTAGTTGACCTCAAAAAGCGCACTCCAAATGCTCAAACAGTTGTCTTGACATATCACCCACACCCTCGTTTGGTACTTTTTCCAGACCAAAAAGATTTAAAATTACTTACTTCATTAGAAGAAAAAATAGTTTTATTAGAAGATTTGGGTATTGACCATCTGTGTGTAATTCCATTTACTAAAAAATTTGCAGAAACATCTTCTGAAAAATTTATCAAAAAAATTATTCAAAAAAAGCTACAAACTCGTCAGTTTGTGATTGGATATGACCATCGTTTTGGAAAAAATAGAGAAGGAGGTTTTGAATACTTGAAAGAAAATGAAGACAAATTTGGATTTAAGGTAGAAGAAATTTCAAGACACGATATAGAAGACAATGCAATCAGCAGCACAAGAATAAGAAAAGCACTTTTTGATGGAGATATAGCAACAACAAATGAACTTTTGGGTTATGAATTTTCGATTACAGGAAAAGTAATGAAAGGAAAGCAAATCGGTAGAACAATCGGCTATCCAACAGCAAATTTAAAGTTACTAGACAAACACAAAATTATTCCAAAACAGGGAGTTTATGCTGTCCGAATTTTTCATAAATACGAATATTATGGTGGAATGCTAAGTATTGGAACTCGTCCAACAGTAGGAAAAAACCTCAAACAAACCATTGAAGTAAATATTTTTGATTTTGATAAAGATATTTATGATAAAGATTTGACTTTGCAGTTTGTGAAATTTTTGAGAGAAGAAGAAAAATATAATTCATTAGATGAATTAAAAGCACAACTCGCTAAGGATAAAGAGGAGAGTTTGGAGGTTTTGAAGGTTTGA
- a CDS encoding GbsR/MarR family transcriptional regulator codes for MKLDEAKAKFIQAWGVLGTSWGISRTMAQIHALLLVSAEPLSAQEIIDTLSVSQGSANMNLRALIDWQLIEKTVKIGERKEYFSAEKDMWEITRRVMRERRKRELEPILKMLEDVKSIEFSEEDKQKLEKNELIEQKNKEIQEFKAMMEQIDSFASRAEKTLDVMIKASESKIVERFLK; via the coding sequence ATGAAATTAGACGAGGCAAAAGCAAAATTTATTCAAGCGTGGGGAGTTTTGGGAACAAGCTGGGGAATTAGTCGAACAATGGCACAAATTCATGCACTTTTATTGGTTTCTGCCGAACCTCTTAGCGCACAAGAAATTATAGACACACTTTCAGTTTCGCAAGGAAGTGCAAATATGAATCTGAGAGCATTAATAGACTGGCAACTCATCGAAAAAACTGTAAAAATAGGAGAACGAAAAGAATATTTTTCTGCTGAAAAAGATATGTGGGAAATCACAAGACGAGTAATGAGAGAGCGCAGAAAACGAGAATTAGAGCCAATCTTGAAAATGTTGGAAGATGTGAAAAGTATAGAATTTTCAGAGGAAGACAAACAAAAATTAGAAAAAAATGAATTAATAGAGCAAAAAAATAAAGAAATACAAGAATTTAAAGCAATGATGGAACAGATAGATTCCTTTGCTAGTCGTGCTGAAAAGACATTGGATGTAATGATAAAAGCATCAGAGTCTAAGATAGTTGAGCGTTTTTTGAAGTAG
- a CDS encoding HD domain-containing protein codes for MKDYPQQRKIINDPVHGFIRIPTKLILKLINHPYFQRLRRIKQLGLTEFVYPGALHTRFHHAIGAMNLMRMALDTLRLKKHKISHKEYESALIAILLHDIGHGAFSHALECTILKDCHHEELSVLLMEKLDDEFKGKLKTAIKIFKGEYHRPFFHQLVSGQIDVDRMDYLQRDCFFTGVSEGTIGGERIIRMLNLSDDKLVVEEKGIYSIEHFLNARRMMYWQVYLHKTTVSTEQMLIQTIRRARFLVQNGTKLFSTPALSFFLENEITLSQFEDNDKVLDYFVQLDDYDIWASIKVWTKCEDKILSSLSNMLVNRRLFKTQLTTEELDSDFRTEIKEKVKKQFKINDDELSFLVCEGQITNSAYALGTGEEIYILKKNGKVTNIANASDIPYLESLTQAVTKNYFCYPKVK; via the coding sequence ATGAAAGATTACCCTCAGCAACGAAAAATTATAAATGACCCTGTTCATGGTTTTATTCGCATTCCTACCAAGCTGATTTTGAAACTTATCAATCATCCCTATTTTCAGAGATTAAGAAGAATAAAACAGCTTGGACTTACAGAATTTGTTTATCCAGGGGCATTACATACTCGTTTTCATCACGCTATTGGGGCAATGAATTTGATGCGAATGGCATTGGATACGTTGAGATTGAAAAAGCATAAAATTTCTCATAAAGAATATGAATCGGCTTTGATTGCCATTTTATTGCACGATATTGGTCATGGTGCTTTTTCTCATGCACTAGAATGCACGATTTTGAAAGATTGTCATCACGAAGAATTATCAGTTTTGCTCATGGAAAAATTAGATGATGAGTTTAAAGGAAAACTCAAAACAGCTATCAAAATTTTTAAGGGAGAATATCATCGTCCATTTTTTCATCAGCTTGTTTCTGGACAAATTGATGTTGATAGAATGGATTATTTACAACGAGATTGTTTTTTTACAGGTGTTTCGGAAGGAACAATTGGAGGTGAACGAATTATCAGAATGCTCAATTTGAGTGATGATAAATTAGTAGTAGAGGAAAAGGGAATTTATAGCATAGAACATTTTTTGAATGCTCGTAGAATGATGTATTGGCAAGTTTATCTACACAAAACAACCGTTTCAACCGAACAAATGCTTATTCAAACTATCCGAAGAGCAAGGTTTTTGGTGCAAAATGGTACAAAATTATTTTCTACTCCTGCCTTATCTTTTTTCTTAGAAAATGAAATTACCTTATCTCAGTTTGAAGATAATGATAAGGTTTTGGATTATTTTGTACAATTAGATGACTATGATATTTGGGCAAGTATAAAAGTTTGGACAAAATGCGAGGACAAAATTTTATCTTCTCTCAGCAATATGCTTGTAAACCGTCGCCTTTTTAAAACACAACTGACAACAGAAGAATTAGACTCAGATTTCAGGACTGAAATAAAAGAAAAAGTAAAAAAACAATTTAAAATAAACGACGATGAATTATCTTTTTTGGTTTGTGAAGGGCAAATTACCAACTCAGCCTATGCACTAGGAACAGGCGAAGAAATTTATATTTTGAAAAAAAATGGAAAAGTAACCAACATCGCAAATGCTTCAGATATTCCTTATCTTGAATCACTTACACAAGCTGTTACCAAAAATTATTTTTGCTATCCTAAGGTAAAATAG
- a CDS encoding superoxide dismutase: protein MSMDKRTFLKTAGLATIGIILNPLSACDSSSKSTTETNTDSTTVATENGLFTLKSPFQLPTLPYDLAALAPNIDKQTMEIHHGKHHQGYVNKLNKAIEGTDFANQNLLEILENVTENDTAVRNNGGGHYNHSLFWESLSPKNQVATGNIKAALEKDFGSYETFQKEFSAEAKGVFGSGWAWLCKANDGKLFITSTPNQDNPLMSKLAEKTGTPILCLDVWEHAYYLNYQNKRAEYIENFFKIINWEKIEERFNA, encoded by the coding sequence ATGTCAATGGACAAACGTACTTTTCTCAAAACAGCTGGACTTGCTACTATTGGAATAATTTTAAACCCTCTTTCTGCTTGTGATTCTTCTTCGAAATCAACAACTGAAACAAATACAGATTCGACAACAGTGGCAACTGAAAATGGTCTTTTCACATTAAAATCGCCTTTTCAACTACCTACTTTGCCTTATGATTTGGCTGCTCTTGCTCCAAATATAGACAAACAAACAATGGAAATTCATCACGGAAAACACCATCAAGGTTATGTAAATAAACTAAATAAAGCGATTGAAGGAACTGATTTTGCCAATCAAAATCTATTAGAAATTTTAGAAAATGTAACTGAAAATGATACTGCAGTTCGAAATAATGGAGGTGGACATTACAACCACAGTCTTTTTTGGGAATCTTTATCACCAAAAAATCAAGTTGCAACAGGAAATATAAAAGCTGCATTAGAAAAAGACTTTGGTTCGTATGAAACATTTCAAAAAGAATTTTCAGCAGAAGCAAAAGGTGTTTTTGGTTCAGGTTGGGCGTGGTTATGTAAAGCAAATGATGGCAAACTTTTTATTACCTCTACACCAAATCAAGACAACCCATTAATGTCAAAATTAGCAGAAAAAACAGGAACTCCTATTTTATGCCTTGATGTTTGGGAACACGCTTATTATCTCAATTATCAAAATAAACGTGCCGAATATATTGAGAACTTTTTTAAAATAATCAACTGGGAAAAAATTGAAGAGCGTTTTAATGCGTAG
- a CDS encoding alpha/beta hydrolase yields the protein MNKNNETIIYLFSGLGADQSVFDNLSLLKTRNHQFIKWEEPKIKGLENYALQLSSQIDNTKKVILIGVSFGGMLVSELSKHIQTEKIILISSASNPAELPFLYRLFGKLKLYFLIPTFILNKPNKLLSFAFGISHKKYNKEEKQLYQIIKNSNPKFAKSFIKMILAWEKKEENNANKNSIFKIHGTNDLIIPFCKNKNTNQFLIKNGGHFMILTHSKEINNLIKEILVSS from the coding sequence ATGAATAAAAATAATGAAACCATAATTTATCTATTTTCTGGACTTGGTGCAGACCAATCTGTATTTGACAACCTCTCTCTTCTAAAAACTAGAAACCATCAATTTATAAAATGGGAAGAACCAAAAATCAAGGGTTTAGAAAACTATGCTTTGCAACTTTCTTCCCAAATAGATAACACAAAAAAAGTGATTTTAATAGGAGTTTCCTTTGGTGGAATGTTGGTTTCTGAGCTTTCAAAACATATTCAAACTGAAAAAATTATTTTAATTTCTAGTGCTTCAAATCCTGCTGAACTTCCATTTTTATACAGATTATTCGGAAAACTAAAACTCTATTTTTTAATTCCTACTTTTATTCTCAATAAACCTAATAAACTGCTCAGTTTTGCTTTTGGAATATCTCATAAAAAATATAATAAAGAAGAAAAACAGCTTTATCAAATTATCAAAAATTCAAACCCAAAATTTGCTAAATCATTTATAAAAATGATTTTGGCTTGGGAAAAGAAAGAAGAAAACAATGCAAACAAAAATTCTATTTTTAAGATTCATGGTACAAATGATTTAATTATTCCCTTTTGTAAAAATAAAAACACCAATCAATTTTTGATAAAAAATGGAGGTCATTTTATGATTCTGACACACTCTAAAGAAATTAATAATTTAATCAAAGAAATTTTAGTGAGTTCGTAA
- a CDS encoding M16 family metallopeptidase — protein sequence MSSDNYQVYTFPNGIRLVHCQVNHTKIAHCGFSLEVGSRDEKAHQEGIAHFWEHMAFKGTQKRKSFHIINRLDAVGGELNAFTTKEKIVFYASVLDEHSEKAIDILSDIAFRSIFPDKEIEKERGVILEEMAMYKDNPIDLLDDEFDEVVFGNHALGKQILGTSESVKRFKRTDFEEFVGQNLDTSRLIFSSVSRLPFAKVKKMVEKYIADIPAFSSTLYRNPAPFVKAQHIIKSKSISQAHCMIGGAAYNLHDTKRIPFALLNNYLGGPALNSRLNLSLREKYGLVYSVDSGFSAYSDSGMFAISFATEKKSLDKSLNLVLKQLNLLKEKTLGSGLFHTAKQQFKGQLAMSSESNSGLMIGMGKSFLDFGRMVSLQEFFDKVDALTVFDLQDIAQEIFREENLHRLIYMPDGTEEE from the coding sequence ATGAGTTCAGATAATTATCAAGTTTATACGTTTCCAAATGGCATTCGTTTGGTGCATTGCCAAGTAAATCATACCAAAATAGCGCATTGTGGTTTTAGTTTGGAGGTTGGAAGTAGAGATGAAAAAGCGCATCAAGAAGGAATAGCGCACTTTTGGGAACACATGGCTTTTAAAGGAACGCAAAAACGAAAATCCTTTCATATCATCAATCGTTTGGATGCTGTCGGTGGCGAACTAAATGCTTTTACAACCAAAGAAAAGATTGTTTTTTATGCTTCTGTTTTGGATGAGCATTCTGAAAAAGCGATTGATATTTTGTCAGATATTGCCTTTCGTTCTATTTTTCCTGATAAAGAAATTGAGAAAGAACGAGGTGTTATTTTGGAAGAAATGGCAATGTATAAAGATAATCCGATTGACCTTTTAGATGATGAATTTGATGAAGTTGTTTTTGGAAATCATGCTTTAGGAAAACAAATTCTTGGTACAAGTGAAAGTGTAAAACGTTTTAAAAGAACCGATTTTGAAGAATTTGTAGGGCAAAACTTGGATACAAGTCGTCTTATTTTTTCGTCTGTTAGCCGTTTGCCATTTGCAAAAGTCAAGAAAATGGTAGAAAAATACATTGCTGATATTCCTGCTTTCTCATCTACTTTGTATCGCAATCCTGCACCATTTGTGAAGGCTCAACATATCATAAAATCAAAATCTATTTCTCAAGCCCATTGCATGATTGGTGGAGCAGCCTATAATTTGCATGATACAAAACGAATTCCTTTTGCACTTCTCAATAACTATCTAGGTGGTCCTGCTCTTAATTCTCGTCTTAACCTTTCACTTAGAGAAAAATATGGATTGGTTTATTCTGTTGATTCTGGTTTTTCGGCATATAGTGATTCTGGAATGTTTGCTATTTCTTTTGCAACAGAAAAAAAGAGTTTGGATAAAAGCCTGAATTTGGTTTTAAAACAACTCAATTTACTCAAAGAAAAAACATTGGGAAGTGGACTTTTCCATACAGCAAAGCAACAATTTAAAGGACAATTGGCGATGTCTAGTGAAAGCAATTCAGGACTTATGATAGGAATGGGCAAATCCTTTTTAGATTTTGGAAGAATGGTTTCATTACAAGAATTTTTTGATAAAGTAGATGCACTTACTGTTTTTGATTTGCAGGATATTGCTCAAGAAATCTTTAGAGAAGAAAATTTGCATCGTTTGATTTATATGCCCGATGGAACAGAAGAAGAGTGA